The following proteins are encoded in a genomic region of Natrinema sp. HArc-T2:
- the ilvB gene encoding biosynthetic-type acetolactate synthase large subunit, which yields MSERAAKVTPAEDEQDDDQITDSATPDAATADTTATDAASEETTDPVTTGAESVVRALENAGVEYAFGVQGGAIMPVYDALYDSDIRHVTMAHEQGAAHAADAYGIVSGEPGVCLATSGPGATNLVTGIADADMDSDPLLALTGQVSTDFVGNDAFQETDTTGVTTPITKDNTFASDSDRVGSDVSEAFALASEGRPGPTLVDLPKDVTNGETDREPDEPKTPDTYHVQEQADPEIVAAAADRIENASRPVMLLGGGVIKGEASEACREFAVEHEIPVITTMPGIGAFPEDHELSLEMAGMHGTGYANMAITHCDTLIGIGTRFDDRLTGGIETFAPDAEVIHVDIDPAEISKNIHADYPLVGDAETVVEQLADAVDESPAAKKWRAQCQQWKSDYSMAYEAPEDAPVQPEFVVEALDEATSDQAIVTTGVGQHQMWAAQYWTYTEPRTWVSSHGLGTMGYGLPAAIGARLAADDDQEVVCVDGDGSFLMTLQGLSVAVRENLDITVAVLNNEYIGMVRQWQDAFFEGRHAASDYNWMPEFDKLAEAFGACGFRIDDYDDVADTIEEALAYDGPSVIDVHIDPDANVYPMVPSGGDNGQFALTEDQL from the coding sequence ATGAGCGAACGCGCAGCAAAGGTCACACCAGCCGAGGACGAACAGGACGACGACCAGATCACCGACAGCGCCACACCGGATGCAGCGACTGCGGACACCACGGCAACCGATGCCGCGTCCGAGGAGACGACCGACCCCGTCACGACGGGTGCCGAGTCAGTCGTCCGTGCACTCGAGAACGCGGGCGTCGAGTACGCCTTTGGCGTCCAGGGCGGGGCGATCATGCCCGTCTACGACGCCCTCTACGACTCGGACATTCGTCACGTGACGATGGCCCACGAACAGGGCGCAGCCCACGCGGCCGACGCCTACGGCATCGTCTCGGGCGAGCCGGGCGTCTGTCTCGCGACGTCGGGGCCGGGCGCGACGAACCTCGTGACCGGCATCGCCGACGCCGACATGGACTCGGACCCGCTGCTTGCACTGACAGGGCAGGTCTCGACGGATTTCGTTGGCAACGACGCGTTCCAGGAGACCGACACTACCGGCGTCACGACGCCGATCACGAAGGACAACACCTTCGCGAGTGACTCGGATCGCGTCGGTAGCGACGTTAGCGAGGCGTTTGCACTCGCCAGTGAGGGCCGACCGGGACCGACCCTGGTCGACCTCCCGAAAGACGTCACCAACGGCGAGACCGACCGCGAGCCCGACGAACCGAAGACGCCCGACACCTACCACGTGCAGGAACAGGCCGACCCCGAAATCGTCGCGGCCGCAGCCGATCGGATCGAGAACGCGTCTCGTCCCGTCATGCTGCTCGGCGGCGGCGTCATCAAAGGCGAAGCCAGCGAGGCCTGTCGCGAGTTCGCCGTCGAACACGAGATTCCGGTCATCACCACGATGCCCGGCATCGGCGCGTTCCCCGAAGACCACGAACTGTCCCTCGAGATGGCGGGCATGCACGGCACCGGCTACGCCAACATGGCGATCACCCACTGTGATACGCTGATCGGGATCGGGACCCGCTTCGACGACCGCCTGACTGGCGGCATCGAGACTTTCGCACCCGACGCGGAGGTCATCCATGTCGACATCGACCCCGCCGAGATCTCGAAGAACATCCACGCGGACTACCCACTGGTCGGCGACGCCGAAACCGTCGTCGAGCAACTCGCCGACGCGGTCGACGAGTCGCCGGCAGCCAAGAAGTGGCGCGCGCAGTGCCAGCAGTGGAAATCCGACTACTCGATGGCCTACGAGGCACCCGAAGACGCACCGGTCCAACCGGAGTTCGTCGTCGAAGCCTTAGACGAGGCCACGAGCGATCAGGCGATCGTCACCACCGGCGTCGGCCAACACCAGATGTGGGCCGCCCAGTACTGGACGTACACCGAACCGCGAACCTGGGTCTCGAGTCACGGTCTCGGGACGATGGGCTATGGCCTGCCAGCCGCCATCGGCGCGCGACTGGCAGCTGACGACGACCAGGAGGTCGTCTGTGTCGACGGCGACGGCTCGTTCCTGATGACGCTGCAGGGACTGTCCGTGGCCGTCCGCGAGAACCTGGACATTACAGTCGCCGTGCTCAACAACGAGTACATCGGCATGGTCCGCCAGTGGCAGGACGCCTTCTTCGAGGGTCGTCACGCCGCTTCGGACTACAACTGGATGCCCGAGTTCGACAAGCTCGCCGAAGCCTTCGGCGCCTGTGGCTTCCGAATCGACGACTACGACGATGTCGCCGACACCATCGAAGAGGCACTCGCCTACGACGGCCCCTCGGTGATCGACGTCCACATCGATCCCGACGCCAACGTCTACCCGATGGTGCCAAGCGGCGGCGACAACGGTCAGTTCGCACTGACGGAGGACCAGCTATGA
- the ilvN gene encoding acetolactate synthase small subunit encodes MKRGLEGPAPEERPTPAGRRNKQGIRIDPEVEATHEPRRTVISALVAHEPGVLSDVSGLFSRRQFNIESLTVGPTEDEDRARITIVVEEPDPGIDQVEKQLRKLVPVISVRELEPDAMRRELALVKVDAADPASVSAVADMYDATAVDSSPETATFEITGSRQKIEAAVETFSQFGIREISRTGLTAMARGTDQTAGADLTAQPADEANYSDATQPADDD; translated from the coding sequence ATGAAACGCGGATTAGAAGGCCCAGCACCTGAAGAGCGACCGACACCTGCAGGACGGCGCAACAAACAGGGCATTCGCATCGACCCCGAAGTCGAGGCGACCCACGAGCCCCGGCGCACCGTCATCTCGGCGCTGGTCGCACACGAACCCGGCGTGCTCTCGGACGTCTCGGGACTGTTCTCGAGACGGCAGTTCAACATCGAGAGCCTGACCGTCGGCCCCACCGAAGACGAGGATCGCGCACGCATCACGATCGTCGTTGAGGAACCCGACCCGGGGATCGACCAGGTCGAAAAACAGCTGCGAAAGCTCGTGCCGGTCATCTCCGTGCGCGAACTCGAGCCCGACGCGATGCGCCGCGAACTGGCGCTCGTGAAAGTCGACGCCGCGGATCCGGCGTCGGTCAGCGCTGTTGCAGATATGTACGACGCGACGGCGGTCGACTCGAGTCCGGAGACGGCGACCTTCGAGATCACTGGCTCGCGCCAGAAGATCGAGGCTGCCGTCGAGACCTTCAGCCAGTTCGGCATCCGAGAAATCTCCCGAACGGGGCTGACGGCGATGGCCCGTGGCACCGACCAGACCGCTGGAGCCGACCTGACAGCACAGCCCGCCGACGAGGCGAACTATAGCGACGCGACCCAACCAGCAGACGATGACTGA
- a CDS encoding DMT family transporter, which yields MSRSLDVPLFVFLAVLWGLSFPAISIGLEHLPPLLFAAVRYDIAAVLLLAYAATQVDGWVPTRRNDLAAVAGGGVFLIGGNGLLFLAQQTVPSGVAAIIQGLVPIITALWAVMLLGERLSPLGAVGAAIGFFGVALVIQPDPSNLLAGDTLGRLLVVGQVCSIALGGVLIQRAGPTIERGALVGWSMAIGSIVLHAASLAAGEFPSPSLVVPTAVGALVYLGVFATAIAFLIYFRILEEHGAFEAALVGYAVPIVATIAGVVFLEESISTVTVAGFGLVVVGFVVLKRRAIANAVGISIGIGSP from the coding sequence ATGTCTCGCTCCCTCGACGTGCCGCTTTTCGTGTTCCTCGCCGTTCTCTGGGGGCTTTCGTTTCCGGCGATTTCGATCGGCCTCGAGCACCTCCCGCCGCTGCTGTTCGCAGCCGTTCGATACGACATCGCAGCGGTCTTGCTCCTAGCCTACGCTGCCACTCAAGTCGATGGCTGGGTGCCGACTCGCCGGAACGATCTGGCAGCCGTCGCTGGCGGCGGTGTCTTTCTGATCGGCGGCAACGGCTTACTCTTTCTGGCCCAGCAGACCGTCCCGAGCGGCGTCGCCGCGATCATCCAGGGACTGGTCCCCATCATCACCGCGTTGTGGGCGGTGATGCTGCTCGGTGAGCGACTCTCACCGCTCGGTGCCGTTGGGGCCGCGATCGGCTTTTTCGGCGTCGCGCTTGTCATCCAGCCCGATCCAAGCAATCTGCTGGCCGGCGACACCCTCGGTCGGCTGCTCGTCGTCGGACAGGTATGCAGTATCGCGCTCGGCGGAGTCTTGATCCAGCGCGCCGGCCCGACGATCGAGCGTGGAGCACTTGTCGGCTGGTCGATGGCCATCGGCAGCATCGTCTTGCACGCTGCCAGTCTCGCCGCTGGAGAGTTTCCATCGCCATCGCTCGTCGTCCCCACCGCAGTCGGCGCCCTCGTCTATCTCGGCGTCTTCGCAACCGCCATTGCCTTCCTGATCTACTTCCGGATTCTCGAGGAACACGGCGCGTTCGAGGCGGCACTGGTCGGCTACGCCGTTCCGATCGTCGCGACGATTGCGGGCGTCGTGTTCCTCGAGGAGTCGATCAGTACGGTGACGGTCGCCGGGTTCGGACTCGTTGTCGTCGGGTTTGTGGTGCTCAAGCGGCGTGCGATCGCCAACGCAGTCGGGATCAGCATTGGTATCGGGAGTCCCTAA
- the ilvC gene encoding ketol-acid reductoisomerase → MTDDFTTDIYYDDDADVSTLDDETVAVLGYGSQGHAHALNLHESGVDVVVGLREDSSSRSAAEADGLTVEAPADAVAQASYVSVLVPDTVQASVYENAIAPNLEAGDTLQFAHGLNIHYNQIEPPEDVDVTMVAPKSPGHLVRRNYENDEGTPGLMAIYQDTTGDAEERALAYAKGIGCTRAGVIETTFQEEVESDLFGEQAVLCGGVTSLVKHGYETLVDAGYSPEIAYFECLNELKLIVDLMYEGGNMEMWNSVSDTAEYGGLTRGDRVVDESVRENMDEILEEIQNGEFTREWIVENQAGRPSYSQLRNAEQNHEIEDVGERLRDLFAWAEEDEEAEDESVQVQADD, encoded by the coding sequence ATGACTGACGACTTCACCACCGACATTTATTACGACGACGACGCAGACGTATCGACGCTCGACGACGAGACCGTGGCCGTACTGGGCTACGGCAGCCAGGGTCACGCCCACGCGCTGAACCTCCACGAGAGCGGGGTCGACGTAGTCGTCGGCCTGCGCGAGGATTCCTCCTCGCGATCCGCCGCCGAGGCCGACGGGCTCACCGTCGAAGCGCCCGCCGACGCGGTCGCACAGGCCTCCTACGTCTCCGTGCTCGTACCCGACACCGTCCAGGCGTCGGTCTATGAGAACGCCATCGCGCCCAACCTCGAGGCCGGTGACACGCTCCAGTTCGCCCACGGGCTGAACATCCACTACAACCAGATCGAGCCGCCGGAAGACGTCGACGTGACGATGGTCGCGCCCAAGAGCCCGGGTCACCTCGTCCGCCGCAACTACGAGAACGACGAAGGGACGCCCGGCCTGATGGCGATTTACCAGGACACCACGGGCGACGCAGAGGAGCGCGCCCTCGCGTACGCGAAGGGAATCGGCTGTACCCGCGCCGGCGTCATCGAGACGACCTTCCAGGAAGAGGTCGAATCCGACCTCTTCGGCGAGCAGGCCGTCCTCTGTGGCGGCGTCACCTCGCTGGTCAAACACGGCTACGAGACGCTGGTCGACGCGGGTTACTCGCCCGAGATCGCTTACTTCGAGTGTCTCAACGAGCTCAAGCTGATCGTCGATCTGATGTACGAAGGCGGCAACATGGAAATGTGGAACTCCGTCTCCGACACCGCCGAGTACGGCGGTCTCACCCGTGGCGACCGCGTCGTCGACGAGTCCGTCCGTGAGAACATGGACGAGATCCTCGAAGAGATTCAAAACGGCGAGTTCACGCGCGAGTGGATCGTCGAGAACCAGGCTGGCCGTCCGAGCTACAGCCAGCTGCGCAACGCAGAACAGAACCACGAGATCGAAGACGTCGGCGAACGACTGCGCGACCTGTTCGCCTGGGCCGAAGAAGACGAAGAGGCGGAAGACGAGTCCGTCCAGGTGCAGGCCGACGACTAA
- the dph5 gene encoding diphthine synthase encodes MLTFIGLGLYDERSITVEGRDALQAADRVYAEFYTSQLIGTTIDDLESSHDIEIDVRDRAGVEQHPEDMLEAAEDEDVAFLTAGDTMISTTHVDLRLRAHERGIETRVIHGVTAQTATSSLTGLQNYRFGKATTLPFPYAHGADGLPASVTETIDENRADGLHTVVYLDIKAEREEYMTADVGAELLAEEYPDLVGVVVARAGSPEPLVEAGTMTELANREFGDPLHLLVIPGECHLLEADALVELAGADRDTLDIV; translated from the coding sequence ATGCTCACCTTCATTGGCCTCGGTCTCTACGACGAGCGCTCGATCACCGTCGAGGGGCGGGACGCCCTGCAGGCGGCCGACCGCGTCTACGCCGAGTTCTACACCAGCCAGCTGATCGGGACGACGATCGACGATCTCGAGTCCTCCCACGACATCGAGATCGACGTCCGGGACCGTGCTGGCGTCGAACAACACCCCGAAGACATGCTCGAGGCAGCCGAAGACGAGGATGTGGCCTTCCTGACGGCGGGCGATACGATGATCTCGACGACCCACGTCGATCTTCGACTGCGAGCCCACGAGCGCGGCATCGAGACGCGGGTTATCCACGGCGTCACGGCCCAGACGGCGACCAGCTCGCTGACCGGCCTTCAGAACTACCGGTTCGGAAAGGCGACGACCCTCCCGTTCCCCTACGCCCACGGGGCCGATGGTCTTCCTGCAAGCGTGACCGAGACGATCGACGAGAACCGCGCTGACGGCCTTCACACGGTCGTTTATCTGGATATCAAAGCTGAACGTGAGGAGTACATGACCGCCGATGTTGGTGCGGAACTGCTCGCCGAGGAATACCCCGACCTCGTTGGCGTCGTCGTCGCCCGTGCGGGCAGTCCGGAGCCGCTCGTCGAGGCCGGCACGATGACCGAACTGGCAAACAGGGAGTTCGGCGATCCGCTACATCTTCTCGTTATTCCTGGGGAGTGTCACCTGCTCGAGGCCGATGCGCTGGTCGAACTGGCTGGTGCCGATCGGGACACGCTCGATATCGTTTGA
- the leuD gene encoding 3-isopropylmalate dehydratase small subunit, which translates to MSDDVEIPEVDYVAGSGVPIRGNDIDTDQIIPARFMKVVTFDGLGEFAFFDLRFDDDDNQKDHPMNEDRFQDSSVMVVNSNFGCGSSREHAPQALMRWGIDAIIGESFAEIFAGNCLALGIPTVTADSETIQELQDWVDANPDGEIEIDVEAEEVTYGDTTIDVTVDEAQRKALVDGVWDTTALMKSNADAVRKKATELPYVDDEAIPEAE; encoded by the coding sequence ATGAGCGACGACGTCGAAATTCCGGAAGTCGATTACGTCGCTGGTTCGGGCGTCCCGATCCGCGGAAACGACATCGACACCGACCAGATCATCCCCGCGCGGTTCATGAAGGTCGTCACCTTCGACGGACTGGGCGAGTTCGCGTTCTTCGACCTGCGGTTCGACGACGACGACAACCAGAAGGACCACCCGATGAACGAGGACCGGTTCCAGGACTCGTCGGTGATGGTCGTCAACAGTAACTTCGGCTGTGGCTCATCGCGCGAGCACGCTCCCCAGGCGCTGATGCGCTGGGGTATCGACGCGATCATCGGCGAGAGCTTCGCCGAGATTTTCGCGGGTAACTGTCTGGCGCTCGGCATTCCGACCGTCACGGCGGACAGCGAGACGATCCAGGAACTGCAGGACTGGGTCGACGCAAACCCCGACGGCGAGATCGAGATCGACGTCGAAGCCGAGGAAGTGACCTACGGCGACACCACGATCGACGTCACCGTCGACGAGGCCCAGCGCAAGGCCTTGGTCGACGGCGTCTGGGACACGACGGCGCTGATGAAGTCCAACGCCGACGCAGTCCGCAAGAAGGCGACGGAACTGCCCTACGTCGACGACGAAGCGATCCCCGAAGCAGAGTAA
- a CDS encoding DUF5779 family protein produces MSDFDLDLRTVEEHIDDELEIEGSIVLGVLNGETPAEEWLEAISKGNVLVLNVEGNVNELASGFARDVRESGGNLVHFRGFLLVTPPGVDVSTDRL; encoded by the coding sequence ATGAGCGATTTCGACCTCGACCTTCGAACCGTCGAGGAACACATCGACGACGAACTCGAGATCGAAGGCAGCATCGTCCTCGGCGTTCTCAATGGGGAGACACCCGCTGAAGAGTGGCTCGAGGCGATCTCGAAGGGGAACGTGCTCGTCCTCAACGTCGAGGGGAACGTCAACGAACTGGCGTCGGGGTTCGCACGCGACGTCAGGGAATCGGGCGGGAACCTCGTTCACTTCCGTGGCTTTCTGCTCGTGACGCCACCGGGTGTAGACGTGAGTACAGACCGGCTCTAA
- a CDS encoding isocitrate/isopropylmalate dehydrogenase family protein has translation MTHEIAVIPGDGIGQEVTPAAVDVLETLDIDFEFIEAEAGDAVKEETGQALPAETYDLAASADATLFGAAGETAADVILPLREAVDSFVNVRPAKAYPGIDAVRPETDLLFLRENTEGVYSGHEDRLTDDVSTLTRVVTESASERLAEFACDFVADSDKHDSFTIVHKANVMRETDGLFRDTVKSVADEQGIETDEVLMDAFATRVCLDPDQFDVVVCPNLAGDVLSDLAAGLVGGLGLLPSANIGPERALFEPVHGTAPDIAGESVANPAAKIISAAMMLEYLGYEEESDAVNEAVEATLAEGPRTPDLGGDASTEDVTAAVIDRL, from the coding sequence ATGACTCACGAAATCGCCGTGATTCCGGGCGACGGAATCGGACAAGAAGTAACACCCGCTGCAGTCGACGTTCTCGAGACGCTCGACATCGACTTCGAGTTCATCGAAGCGGAAGCCGGCGACGCGGTCAAAGAAGAGACCGGCCAGGCACTGCCCGCGGAGACCTACGACCTCGCGGCGTCGGCCGACGCGACGCTGTTCGGCGCAGCCGGCGAGACGGCCGCGGACGTCATCCTGCCGCTGCGCGAGGCAGTCGACTCGTTCGTCAACGTCCGGCCCGCGAAGGCGTACCCGGGGATCGACGCTGTTCGTCCCGAAACGGATCTGCTCTTCCTCCGAGAGAACACCGAGGGCGTCTATTCGGGCCACGAGGACCGACTGACCGACGACGTCTCGACGCTCACCCGCGTCGTCACGGAGTCGGCCTCCGAACGGCTCGCCGAGTTCGCCTGTGACTTCGTCGCCGACAGCGACAAGCACGACAGCTTCACGATCGTCCACAAGGCCAACGTCATGCGTGAGACGGACGGACTCTTCCGTGATACCGTCAAGTCGGTCGCTGACGAGCAGGGCATCGAGACCGACGAAGTGCTGATGGACGCCTTCGCGACGAGGGTCTGTCTCGACCCCGACCAGTTTGACGTCGTCGTCTGCCCGAATCTCGCGGGCGACGTGCTCTCGGACCTCGCTGCTGGTCTCGTCGGCGGTCTCGGCCTGCTCCCCTCGGCCAACATCGGCCCCGAGCGCGCCCTGTTCGAGCCGGTCCACGGGACCGCACCCGACATCGCCGGCGAGAGCGTCGCGAACCCGGCTGCAAAGATCATCTCTGCCGCGATGATGCTCGAGTACCTCGGCTACGAAGAAGAGAGCGACGCCGTCAACGAGGCCGTCGAAGCCACGCTCGCCGAGGGGCCGCGCACGCCCGACCTGGGTGGGGACGCGTCGACCGAAGACGTGACCGCCGCGGTCATCGACCGCCTGTAG
- a CDS encoding ferritin-like domain-containing protein, with amino-acid sequence MTTDEITDLLTKAYIDELETVMNYRTNAIVLDGIHAEEVKESLEADIQEELDHARILGERLKQLDESPPGSEAFEANQHSLQPPEDTTDVQSVIEGVLEAEEAAIELYGSLIEAADDANDPVTEDVAVTILADEEAHRTEFRGFQKEFPMN; translated from the coding sequence ATGACAACCGACGAGATCACCGACCTGCTGACGAAGGCGTATATCGACGAGCTCGAGACCGTAATGAACTACCGGACGAACGCGATCGTCCTCGACGGGATCCACGCCGAGGAAGTCAAAGAGAGCCTCGAGGCGGATATCCAAGAGGAACTCGACCACGCGCGGATCCTCGGCGAGCGCCTGAAACAGCTCGACGAGTCCCCGCCGGGCTCGGAGGCGTTCGAGGCCAACCAGCACAGCCTCCAGCCGCCCGAAGACACGACTGACGTCCAGTCAGTCATCGAGGGCGTCCTCGAGGCCGAGGAGGCCGCTATCGAGCTTTATGGATCGCTGATCGAGGCGGCCGACGACGCGAACGATCCCGTCACCGAAGACGTGGCGGTGACGATCCTCGCCGACGAGGAAGCCCACCGCACCGAGTTCCGCGGGTTCCAGAAAGAGTTCCCGATGAATTGA
- a CDS encoding LeuA family protein, with the protein MTTVRGVEFFQGTLDSTDEIESARVFDTTLRDGEQSPGTSFSYDDKRQIASILDEMGTHVIEAGFPVNSDAEFEAVRDIASATSSTTCGLARVVDKDIEAALDSGVEMVHTFVSTSDVQIEDSMHATREEVVERAVESVERITEAGATCMFSPMDATRTDEQFLIEVIEAVTEAGTDWINIPDTTGVATPTRFKAMIEKVLAHTDARIDVHAHDDFGLATANALAGIEAGADQAQVSVNSIGERAGNAAYEEYVMAVESLYQTDTGIDTTRITELSEVVEEKSGMGTPGNKPVVGDNAFSHESGIHAAGVIENSDTFEPGVMTPEMIGAERKLVMGKHTGTHSVRERLVECGFDPTDEQVRAVTRRVKDYGAEKRRVTVDVLERFAKEAGVERQSEEEEVRV; encoded by the coding sequence CTGACAACAGTCAGGGGGGTCGAGTTCTTCCAGGGCACGTTAGATTCCACTGACGAAATAGAGTCAGCACGTGTCTTCGATACGACCCTCCGGGACGGCGAGCAGTCGCCCGGCACTTCGTTCTCTTACGACGATAAACGGCAGATCGCGTCCATCTTGGACGAGATGGGAACCCACGTCATCGAGGCCGGATTCCCCGTCAACTCGGACGCCGAGTTCGAGGCCGTTCGTGACATCGCTTCGGCAACCAGTTCGACGACCTGTGGCTTAGCCCGCGTCGTCGACAAGGACATCGAAGCGGCGCTCGATTCCGGCGTCGAGATGGTGCACACGTTCGTGTCCACCAGCGACGTCCAGATCGAGGATTCGATGCACGCCACCCGTGAGGAGGTCGTAGAACGCGCAGTCGAGTCGGTCGAACGCATCACCGAGGCGGGCGCAACCTGCATGTTCTCGCCGATGGATGCGACGCGAACCGACGAACAGTTCCTGATCGAGGTCATCGAGGCGGTCACCGAGGCTGGAACCGACTGGATCAACATTCCCGACACCACCGGCGTCGCTACACCGACCCGATTCAAGGCCATGATCGAGAAGGTTCTGGCCCACACCGACGCCCGGATCGACGTCCACGCCCACGACGACTTCGGGCTGGCCACCGCGAACGCCTTGGCCGGCATCGAAGCGGGCGCAGACCAGGCCCAGGTGTCAGTCAATTCCATCGGCGAACGCGCCGGTAACGCCGCCTACGAGGAGTACGTGATGGCCGTCGAGTCGCTCTACCAGACCGATACGGGGATCGACACGACGCGCATCACCGAACTCTCCGAAGTCGTCGAGGAGAAAAGCGGCATGGGGACGCCGGGCAACAAGCCCGTCGTCGGCGACAACGCCTTCTCCCACGAAAGCGGTATCCACGCTGCCGGCGTCATCGAAAACTCCGACACCTTCGAACCCGGCGTGATGACCCCCGAAATGATCGGTGCCGAGCGCAAGCTGGTCATGGGGAAACACACCGGGACCCACTCGGTTCGCGAACGACTCGTCGAGTGTGGCTTCGATCCCACCGACGAGCAGGTACGCGCAGTCACCCGCCGCGTCAAAGATTACGGGGCCGAGAAGCGCCGCGTCACGGTCGACGTCTTGGAGCGCTTCGCCAAGGAGGCTGGCGTCGAACGCCAGTCCGAGGAAGAGGAGGTGCGCGTCTGA
- the leuC gene encoding 3-isopropylmalate dehydratase large subunit, whose translation MSEGTLYDKVWDRHKVTTLPTGQDQLFIGLHLIHEVTSPQAFGMLRERDLEVAYPKLTHATVDHIVPTADQSRPYEEDAAEEMMSELEENVREAGIEFSDPTTGDQGIVHVIGPEQGLTQPGKTIVCGDSHTSTHGAFGALAFGIGTSQIRDVLATGTVAMEKQKVRKIQVDGELGEGVEAKDIILEIIRRLGTEGGVGYVYEYAGEAIENLNMEGRMSICNMSIEGGARAGYVNPDETTYEWLAETDYFQENPEKFDELKPYWESIASDEDAEYDDVVHIDASEFEPVVTWGTTPGQGVGVTEPIPAPEDLPEEKQDTARRAQEHMRVEPGETMEGYNIDVAFLGSCTNARLPDLRRAAEIVEGRQVDDDVRAMVVPGSQRVQRAAEEEGLKDTFEEAGFEWRNAGCSMCLGMNEDQLEGDEASASSSNRNFVGRQGSKDGRTVLMNPQMVAAAAVTGEVSDVRDLKEVNLA comes from the coding sequence ATGAGCGAGGGAACACTGTACGACAAGGTTTGGGATCGACACAAAGTTACCACGCTGCCGACCGGACAGGATCAGCTGTTCATCGGCCTCCACCTCATCCACGAGGTTACGAGCCCGCAGGCGTTCGGGATGCTTCGCGAACGAGATCTCGAGGTCGCCTATCCGAAGCTGACCCACGCGACGGTCGACCACATCGTCCCGACAGCCGACCAGTCCCGTCCCTACGAAGAGGACGCGGCTGAAGAGATGATGTCCGAACTCGAGGAGAACGTCCGCGAGGCGGGCATCGAGTTCTCGGACCCGACGACGGGCGATCAGGGGATCGTCCACGTCATCGGCCCAGAGCAGGGACTCACCCAGCCCGGCAAGACGATCGTCTGTGGGGACTCCCACACCAGTACGCACGGTGCGTTCGGCGCACTCGCCTTTGGGATCGGGACCTCCCAGATCCGCGACGTGCTCGCGACGGGCACCGTCGCCATGGAGAAACAGAAGGTCCGTAAGATCCAGGTCGACGGTGAACTCGGTGAGGGTGTCGAAGCTAAAGACATCATCCTCGAGATCATCCGCCGACTCGGAACGGAAGGCGGCGTCGGCTACGTCTACGAGTACGCCGGCGAAGCCATCGAGAACCTCAACATGGAAGGGCGGATGTCGATCTGTAACATGTCCATCGAGGGCGGTGCTCGTGCGGGCTACGTCAACCCCGACGAGACCACCTACGAGTGGCTCGCAGAGACCGACTACTTCCAGGAGAACCCCGAGAAGTTCGACGAGCTCAAACCCTACTGGGAGTCGATCGCATCCGACGAGGACGCCGAGTACGACGACGTCGTTCACATCGACGCGAGCGAGTTCGAGCCGGTCGTCACCTGGGGCACCACGCCCGGGCAGGGCGTCGGCGTCACCGAGCCGATCCCGGCACCCGAGGACCTGCCCGAGGAGAAACAGGACACGGCCCGACGCGCCCAGGAACACATGCGTGTCGAGCCCGGCGAGACGATGGAAGGCTACAATATCGACGTCGCCTTCCTCGGCTCCTGTACGAACGCGCGCCTACCTGACCTGCGACGTGCCGCCGAGATCGTCGAAGGACGGCAGGTCGACGACGACGTCCGTGCAATGGTCGTTCCCGGCAGCCAGCGCGTTCAGCGCGCCGCCGAGGAGGAAGGCCTCAAGGACACGTTCGAGGAAGCCGGCTTCGAGTGGCGCAACGCCGGCTGTTCGATGTGTCTCGGCATGAACGAAGACCAACTCGAGGGCGACGAGGCAAGCGCCTCCTCCTCGAACCGGAACTTCGTCGGTCGGCAGGGCAGCAAGGACGGACGGACCGTCCTGATGAACCCGCAGATGGTCGCCGCGGCGGCGGTCACCGGGGAGGTCTCTGACGTGCGCGATCTGAAGGAGGTGAATCTGGCATGA